aaacatgAATACAATCTTTTCTCAAGGTTACGGTGAGTAACGTTtcccatgggggctgggaatatggcctagtggtaaagtgcttgccttgtatacatgaagccttgggttcgattcctcagcaccacatatgtagaaaaagctggaagcggcactgtgattcaagtggtagagtgagcaaaaaagtgctagccttgagcaaaaagaagccagggacaatgctcaggccctgagttgaagccccaggactggcaaaaaaacaaaacaaaatgtttcccATGAATCAATTTTTTTCCCTATCTCTCCAGCTATTTgtttatgtctttaaaaaatctaggggggctgggctggggatatagcctagtggcaagagtgcctgcctcggatacacgaggccctaggttcgattccccagcaccacatatacagaaaaaatggccagaagcggcgctgtggctcaagaggcagagtgctagccttgagcgggaagaagccagggacagtgctcaggccctgagtccaaggcccaggactggccaaaaaaacaaaaacaaaacaaaaaaaatctaggggggctgggaatatggcctagtggcaagagtgcttgcctcgtatacatggagccctgggttcgattcctcagcaccacatatttagaaaatggccagaagtggtgctgtggctcaagtggcagagtgctagccttgagcaaaaaaaagaagccaggaacagcacgcaggccccgagcttaaggcccaggactggcaaataaataaaattaaaattaaaaattttaaaaaagttaaaaaaaaagaaaatctagggGATAATAGCTCTCAGGACAAGGTATCCCCACTTTCTGTCTatcaaaaaaaattcttttaaaagatgGTACGTGATCACAATACATCTTTTGTGACATCAACAGGAGACACACaaataccaacacatacacttAGACACAAAATTGCACACAAATACTGGTTGTGGGAGGGCTTTATTTACCTTGACTTGAAAAACCAGCTCATTTCCACCAACACTGAACTGTGATTCAAACAGGATTGTGAACTTCTCTTCTGTCACTGACTCTGCCCCGCGGCGGTCAGACCTCTTAATTCGTTTCAGGGACTGCAGAGGAGGGGGAGCATGAGAAGATGAAGCCCTCCAACACAGAGGGAGAACTCATacttcctcctctcccatcctcacCATGTTTCTGAAGTGGGCACTGAGGGTGCCGGTGGCCTGGTGGTATTCCATGACGCAGCAGTTGTTCAAAATCTCCCCACTGTAATCACTGCAAGCCAGAGAGAGACCAAACCCATGCAGGTCACAGTACACAGGGGCACAAAACATATCTGGGGTGAGGGGAAATAAAGAAGGCTGCTAAAGTAAGGTTGAAGTACGGTTAACCAAGTATAAATGAAGCACCAAGTCATTTTCTTGAGCACATCCCTAAGAAATGAAACTGGATTATCTTCATTATTGAAGCCCTTATGCTTATTCACAGGTGCAGAAGAAGCCAGCAGAAAGAACGGGAACTGAGAGAGGAGGCAGAATGACTCCTACATCACTGGGGAGAAGGACAGCCCCTCGGAGAGATAAGCTGCGCACTCACTTGCGCGTGTTCTCGTTCTTGAGCAGGGACTTGGCCTGCTGCTCGCTGATGATGGTGGCCTTCACCTGGGGCGGGTTCATGTGCACGTTCAGCTTCCCGCCCACCAGCAGGCGCACGGTGGCTGCGAACTTGGTCTGGGTTTTCAGGACCTGAGGGGGTTGCTTCTCGATGATGAATGTGCTGCAGGGGACACAAGCAGCAGGTGACCAGGGGTGGCTCAGGGGAAAGGGGGGGGCACGGGGAGAGGAGGGGCTCCCCACTGGCCTCGGCAGAGACACATGCAGCTGTGTCTGTTCCaggggagcccccctccccacgaTGATCAGGCCAGAGGGTGGGAGGGTAGACCAAGTGCCAGGGcatctcccacacagtctccaaCAGACTGTGGGTGAGGGCATCCCCAAGCAGCCAGAGCTACTAGGGACACtcagggtggggagtggggagagggcgGGACTGAGGGAGGTCCCTGTctggacagcacctgggccccacACGTCCACCCCACGCATGGACcctgctcccccccgcccccagggctgGCGGAGAGGCAGCAGTCACCTGGTCACCAGGGCTGAGATGATGTCTGTGATGGTGGCGTTGACCTCAGCCAGCATCTCCTCCACGGGCCCGGGGATGGGCAGCTGTTGGCAGAGGTGCTCGGCCCTGCGGATCTGCTGCCGGTTCTGCCAGATGATCTCAGCCAACTTCTCACACCTGCAGCACACCCAAGGCTCACAGGGGCTCAGCAATGGCTTCGTCTCCAAGACAGGCCAGGGGGGCAGGCAGACCCCAACACCGCTCCCCCCCTGAAGCTAGGCCCAGCCAGGAGGGCGCGCTCACGCCCCCCTCTCCCGTCAGCTGCTGGGAAGCAGAGCTCTGCCTTCTAGAAAGAGAGAGCTGCACAGGAGCGGCGGCCCCGGGTTTTCACTGCACCCCacgccctcccccactccccaagaGGGGCCTCATTCTTTAGGGGGAGGCGGCGCTGGACAGGCAACCAAAGTCTTTCAGGACCCACGATGCCTGTGTGGTGCGCTGTCATGGACGGTGGAgcctgctgctcaggaggcagaagcgGCAGCTGgcacccctgccccctgccccccgatTCCTCCCCCAGCCTTACCAGGACTGCAGCACATCCAGGCTGCCCTCGGGGGGACCCCCATTCCCGGCCAGCTGCTGCCGCCGCTTCCACTGGATCAGCTCGTCGTCCAGGATGACCGTCTGCTGCTTCCTCAGCAGCTGCAGGGTCTTCTGGTGCTTCTCGGCCAGCTCCTGCGGGAGGGACAGCGGCCCTGCTGTTCTCCCGTGCACAGCCCTGCAGCCTCGCCCCCAGCCAGGCCCAGGAGGCTGCTTGCTCTCGGGGACGGCTCTGCCTCACAAGCACCCCCCACCCTGAAAAGACAGGCAGGCCTCCTGCTCGCTCGgggcctgcccccaccccctctctggTCCCCGAGGACTCAGGTCACGGGGCTGCCTCCCGGGAGGCCAGGGCCCCAGGACCCACTCACCACGCGGTACTGCTGCAGGGTCTGCGCCTCGCGCTGCAGCCAGGCCTCCAGGGACACCTGCTTCTGCTGCAGCGCTGTCTCCCGGCTCAGGCGCTCCTGGGGGTTCAGTTGGGCCAGCTGGGCAAACTGAGCTACAGGGGGGACAGGACACCCAACACCATCATCTCCCCATGCCAGGCAGGGGGCCCCGAGGATGTCACCCCCAGGGGCAGGCCACCCACCCGTGGCAAGATGAAGGGGGTGCTGAGCCGGCAGCCTCGGGGCCCTGCCGCCGTCCCTGCTGCCCTGTGGGCAGTGGGCGCACACCTGCCCCACACAGACACAGCCTGGCCTCCTCACGGGGCCTCAGGCTTGAAGCCACATGGCCAAGGTACAAGGGTGCCTGCAAGCCCCTTTCTTTCCTGGGCCTCGGTGTCCCCCATGTATGAAGCTGGGGGATCCTGGCACCCCCTCAGTGGGCTGATGGGGAGAGGAGTGAAGTGATGACACAGGAGATGCTCGGGGatctgcctggcctgggcacggtccctgaggtTCCTTCCCCACTGGTCAGCGGGTGGCAGGACAGGAGTGAAAGGGGGACAGAGACCAGGAGCCCCCCAGCCCTACCCTCCCAGGGAGTGTCCCCCAGGAGGCCCCTGCTCCACTGGCTTCGCTCCATGCCCTGGACTCGGCATCCCTCCTCAGGACCACAGTCCTGCTGGGGGCTGGATGCTGCCTTACACCACCAGCTCGGCTAAGCAGCCAGcgggagggagaggagacagaTGGAAGATGGAGACAGAGCCCCAGGGTCCCAGGGCCCCTGGGTGCACAACACAGCAAGCTTTCCCTTAGGCTGGGCAGAAAGAGGAAGCTTCCCTCCTCATCAGCGCTTAGGTGGAAAGAGGAAGGCAAGAACACCTAATCCTGCTTAGAAATCCAGTAATGCAGAGTCGAAGCCACCTGTCCACCCTCCTGCTtgaaccccacccccaaccagtgtccaccccaccccccaacccgtGTCCTGAGTGCTGGGGCCATTGCTCCTCCCCACAGCCCTCCAGCACTGGCAGCCTCGTTCAGAGAATCAGGACCACGTGTGCCCGGACATGTCCTGCTGGATTCCCTGGCTGGTCTCTGGGTACCATGTCACACTGACCCAGTCCCTGCCCCAGGCATGGATGAAAGCAATGCTAgacagccaagaaaagcccagaactGGGGCTCAGGAATGGCTGGAGTCTTATTCAGACTCAGAACATAGCAGAGAATGCTGACGGTTCCCTCTGCAGTCCTGCCCTTGTCCCCTCCTCAGGGAAGGAGTGGTGATCCCAACACCTGAGCCCAGCCTCCCATACAAATGGCCCTGGTAGGTCCCTGCTGGCCACGTGCAGGCAATCTGGGAAGGAGGCCAGGGCAGCTCGTGGTTACCACTGGTGGAGCTTGCCCTGCTCTTGTACAAACAGATCCATAGtctgtgttttgtttgctttggtttgcagtgctggggatggacccATGATTCTTGTGCATGACAGCCAAGTGCTCTGGCActgggccacatccccagccctggtctctGTGTGTAATTGTGAGCTGGAGAGAGACAACCTGACAGCACATGCAACCAACCCCAACCAGAATCCAAAGCCAAACCCACACAGGCAGCAGAAAACCACATCCAAGATCATAAACCTTGTCCTAGTCAATGCTGAAACCTCCTGTTCCCAGTGAGGGAAGAAGCTGTCCTTTTCAGATGGAAGATGCTGGAACCATTTATCTACACTGAGTCAACATTTGCCTTGTGTCAGTCACTGTGCTCAGCCTCGGGGTACAGAGGTAAAAAATGACACAGTTCCCTCTCAAAGATTTCTCATCTGGGAAGGCCAGAGGTCAATAAATACTGTTGAGACAGCTCTGTGATGGAGCTCCCACAGGCTCCTGGACGACAGGTCCTATGCACATTCACCGCTGTGGGGAggctcctcagagaatctgagcCTGGCACGTGAGCAGGGAGAGGACACTGAAAACCCAAACTGCCAGCCTTCTCCGGGGTCAAGAGGGGGCGCTGGTGGGGCTCAAGAGCCTCAGGATAGGTCCTGAAATTCTGTGTCCCATGAAGCAAGCAGTTGTATAAGAGGCTTGAGAACGTTGTCTACAATGACTGGCTGAGTGTACACATGAGTGTGCATGAGTGTACACAGTCAGAGATGATATCTCCAACAACTACACAGAACATTAAACAACAGTCACAGCAGACACAGCTTCTTGGCCTCTATAACACccctttaaaagttttaaaaggaaaaacaaaaacaaaaagattgttttgcagtgctgggaatctAATCCAGGGCCTTTGGCATGCTAgcaagtgttttgttgttgtttgttttttgtgctgttcctgaggcttgaactcagggcttgggcactgtcccagagctcaagactagtgctctaccacttgagccccagctacaCTTCTAGCCTGTTTTGgagcagttaattagagataagggtctgatggactggctttcaaccttgattcTCTGGTCTCAAACtcccgagtagctgagattataggcatgagccactggcaccaggctacatgtgatcttttatttttttttaatttttatttctactagctagggcttgaactcagggcctcattcacaggtggtgctctaccacctgagccataaatGCCTCTATTGTTGACTTTTTCATGTTTAATTGAAAAtacgagtctcttggatttgtctgcctagggtgggtgcaaaccttgatcctcagatctcagctgctttgttttttttggccagtcctgggccttggactcagggcctgagcactgtccctggcttccttttgctcaaggctagcactctgccaattgagccacagcaacacttctggccgtttttttctgtatatgtggtgctggggaatcgaacccagggcctcatatatatgaggcaagctctcttgccactaggccatatccccagcccatctcagctgctttgtgagtagctaggattacaggtgtgagccactgtcaatGAACTAAATGTGTGATTTTTAGGGGGtttgggctggtcctgggccttgaactcagggcctgagctctgtccctaagcctctctatgttcaaggctaaagctctaccacttgagccacagtaccacttcaagctttttctgtttatgtggtgctgaggaatcgaaaccagggcttcaagcatgctaggcaagcactctaccactaagccacattcccagtccctaatgtGATTTTGCATTTTGTACTTAACAGTACCGTAAGGCTACATTTATAAAATGCTTACTGTATACAAATACTATGCCTTGTGCTGTTTAAGTTGTGAGCTTCTTCTCCCCAAAAGGAACTGTCTTCCCCAGCTAGCCCCTGTCCCAGCGCTGTCTTCAATGCCAATGATGGGAGCAGCCTCCtggtcctccctcccaccctcaggACGCACAGGGCTCCCTCAACCCGCTGCCCGGCCTTACCCTGGATCCTCAGGCTCTCCTGGTACTGGATGATGAAGTACTCCTGGGTCTGCTGCAGCTTCTTCAGCTCGTTCTCTGTGTCCTGCGTGACCAGTCGCAGCTCCTCAAAGGTCTGGTTGATCTGAAGGTGCTTCTGGGACATGGCATCAGCCAGACTTCCAGCCGGAGAgttgccctgggggaggggggagaaagtcAGGGCAGCGGCTTGGGAGGGGCCTTTGGATGTAATGCCCAGAAAAAGGCAGTTCCAGTCCTATTTCAGGCTAAGATCCCAAAAGCTAAGTTTGGGGTCATTAAACACCACCTGTGAGAACCAGggtgggaaaggggaagagaagcaGGAGACGCTACAGAACACAGCCCCTACGCAGTGGGAACTTCTGCTTCCAAACCAGAGTATTCCCAATGGGGTTCAGTTTCCTCAATGTGCCCCAGGTGTCTCCTGGTCCTCCTACCAATGTAGAAGAGCCACAGCCCACATCTGTTCACTGACCAAGAGCCATTCACTGTGCTCATGGTAGGGACACATAGGAAGCACACCATCTGTGTCCCTACTCCAGACCTTCTTGCAGTGGAAGAAGCCAGACTTCTCATGCGCACCCAGAGGCTGCAGGCATATACAAGGCCCACTTGGCTCCAGCCATTTATGTGACCTGGCTCAGAGAACATGAAGAACCCTCCCCTGCGCCATCATACCTGAATGGCATAATTTAAAACCAAATCTCTAAAGAAATACCTATAGGTACACCCGGAGTCATCTTGACAAGGTTGATCTAGAGCGATGAAGGGTAAGGAAGGGTCCTCTCCCCACAACTGGGGACACTCACGTTGTTGGCTTCTCGGACCAGCCTCTGTTCGTTGTACAGAATGTGCCGGATGCAGCGGACCAGCTCCATGGGGCAACGGACGTATGTGCTCTGAAAGAATGCAAGAGCAGAGCTCACTTCTTTCCACTCCAGGCCATGAGCACAGTCTTGCCTCGGGACAGGGAGTGCCCATGGAGCTGAGATGATAGACTCAGGGGCAGCACGCAGCTCCAACTCCAACAGGAACAGCAAAGTGTGATGTAGAAAAATCCAATTAAAGTACAGTTAGTTCTTGCACTTTAATGTGCCTCCAGTCTGCAACAGTGTTCTTAGAAATGAGGTAAATAAGTTTTTTAAAGGCTGCTCCAGATGAGAAACAGGAAATCAAACATTTTTGACTGGGCAATCAACATGACTGTCACCAAGAGAGGAGGACGGGTGCCATATATGCTTGACATGACACCCTGAAGGGACACAGTGTCACTTAGGTAGAATTCCACCTGGGATGGGCAATGTAAGAGATAGCACAATCCAAACCCCAAATGAGGAGCACTGTACCATTGAAAGGTAGGGGGTAGACTAAGAATGGTGGTATGTGCTTGGAgtgccagctacttgggaggctaaggcaggagtgCTTGAGCCCAGAAACgtgaggccagcttaggcaacaTAGAAACATTTCATCTtataaagaatacaaagaaaaagaaagctcaaaagagaaaggaaaagaggatacagagaagaagaagaagaagaagaagaagaagaagaagaagaaggagaaggagaaggagaaggagaaggagaaggagaaggagaaggagaaggagaaggagaaggagaaggagaaggagaaggagaaggagaaggagaaggagaaggagaaggagaagggagggagggagggagggagggagggaaggagggagggagggatggaggaaggaaagaaggaagggaaggagggagggaggacggacTTAAAGGGTAAGTGcatgatttttaaatgtcaatgTCAAAGACAAATCAAGGTTGCAAATGGATTCTGATTAAAGCAGATTGCAAAGATTCAATAACTAGATGCAATATGCAAATG
This sequence is a window from Perognathus longimembris pacificus isolate PPM17 chromosome 17, ASM2315922v1, whole genome shotgun sequence. Protein-coding genes within it:
- the Stat5b gene encoding signal transducer and activator of transcription 5B isoform X5, with translation MELVRCIRHILYNEQRLVREANNGNSPAGSLADAMSQKHLQINQTFEELRLVTQDTENELKKLQQTQEYFIIQYQESLRIQAQFAQLAQLNPQERLSRETALQQKQVSLEAWLQREAQTLQQYRVELAEKHQKTLQLLRKQQTVILDDELIQWKRRQQLAGNGGPPEGSLDVLQSWCEKLAEIIWQNRQQIRRAEHLCQQLPIPGPVEEMLAEVNATITDIISALVTSTFIIEKQPPQVLKTQTKFAATVRLLVGGKLNVHMNPPQVKATIISEQQAKSLLKNENTRNDYSGEILNNCCVMEYHQATGTLSAHFRNMSLKRIKRSDRRGAESVTEEKFTILFESQFSVGGNELVFQVKTLSLPVVVIVHGSQDNNATATVLWDNAFAEPGRVPFAVPDKVLWPQLCEALNMKFKAEVQSNRGLTKENLVFLAQKLFNSSSAHLDDYSSMSVSWSQFNRENLPGRNYTFWQWFDGVMEVLKKHLKPHWNDGAILGFVNKQQAHDLLINKPDGTFLLRFSDSEIGGITIAWKFDSQERMFWNLMPFTTRDFSIRSLADRLGDLDYLIYVFPDRPKDEVYSKYYTPVPCEPATAKAVDGYVKPQIKQVVPEFVNASADAGAGPTYMDQAPSPAVCPQTHYNMYPQNPDSVLDTDGDFDLEDTMDVARRVEELLGRPMDSQWIPHAQS